In the genome of Bradyrhizobium sp. CIAT3101, one region contains:
- the gpt gene encoding xanthine phosphoribosyltransferase, with translation MAGEAPELSAQERAGRPFPVSWDQFHRDCRALTWRLNEVGPFHAVIAITRGGLVPAAIVARELGVRVIDTVCIASYDHDKQGELQVLKGISEQAMTLGGGTGKGLLIVDDLVDTGKTGKLVREMLPDAHFATVYAKPKGRPLVDTFITEVSQDTWIFFPWDTALSYHPPLRDGAA, from the coding sequence ATGGCTGGTGAAGCACCGGAACTGAGCGCGCAGGAGCGGGCGGGCCGGCCCTTTCCGGTGTCGTGGGACCAGTTCCACCGGGATTGCCGGGCGCTGACCTGGCGGCTCAACGAGGTCGGTCCGTTCCATGCGGTGATCGCGATCACCCGCGGCGGCCTGGTGCCGGCTGCGATCGTGGCGCGCGAGCTCGGCGTGCGCGTGATCGATACGGTCTGCATCGCCAGCTACGATCATGACAAGCAGGGTGAGCTCCAGGTTCTGAAAGGTATCTCGGAACAAGCGATGACGCTCGGCGGCGGCACCGGCAAGGGCCTGTTGATCGTCGATGACCTCGTCGATACCGGCAAGACCGGCAAGCTGGTGCGCGAGATGCTGCCCGATGCGCATTTCGCGACAGTTTACGCCAAGCCAAAGGGGCGTCCGCTGGTCGACACGTTCATCACGGAGGTCTCGCAGGACACCTGGATCTTCTTCCCCTGGGATACTGCGCTCTCCTACCACCCGCCGCTCCGCGACGGTGCTGCGTAG
- a CDS encoding class II aldolase/adducin family protein, translating to MLAEFGVVDAFGHVSARDPGHPDRFLMSRSLAPALVTADDVMEFDLDGNAVDAKGRTVFLERFIHSEIYRARPDVMAVVHTHSPGVIPFTVSQVSLRPIFHNAAFLGAGAPVWEIRKEFGETNMLVSNAAIGKSLALALADKSVVLMRGHGDATVGPSVKLAVFRAYYTDVDARLLSQALALGGEVNYLTPTEATKADAVNVQVLDRVWNLWKMRVTAATK from the coding sequence GTGCTCGCCGAGTTCGGTGTGGTTGACGCATTCGGTCATGTCAGCGCGCGTGATCCCGGCCATCCCGATCGCTTCCTGATGTCGCGCTCGCTGGCGCCGGCGCTGGTCACCGCCGACGACGTCATGGAGTTCGATCTCGACGGCAACGCCGTCGATGCCAAGGGCCGCACCGTCTTCCTCGAGCGCTTCATCCACAGCGAGATCTACAGGGCGCGGCCGGACGTGATGGCGGTGGTGCATACGCACTCGCCCGGCGTGATCCCGTTCACGGTCAGCCAGGTGAGCTTGCGGCCCATCTTCCACAACGCGGCCTTCCTCGGCGCGGGGGCGCCGGTCTGGGAGATACGCAAGGAGTTCGGCGAGACCAACATGCTCGTCAGCAACGCGGCGATCGGCAAGTCGCTGGCGCTCGCGCTCGCAGACAAATCGGTGGTGCTGATGCGTGGCCATGGCGATGCGACGGTCGGCCCATCCGTGAAGCTCGCGGTGTTCCGCGCCTATTACACCGACGTCGATGCGCGGCTGCTGTCGCAGGCCCTCGCGCTCGGCGGCGAGGTCAACTATCTGACCCCGACCGAGGCGACGAAGGCCGATGCGGTCAATGTTCAGGTGCTCGATCGCGTCTGGAATCTCTGGAAGATGCGTGTCACAGCGGCGACAAAATAA